From one Deltaproteobacteria bacterium genomic stretch:
- a CDS encoding TrpB-like pyridoxal phosphate-dependent enzyme: MKNRKVYLSEDEMPRQWYNVLADIKMNPPLGPDGNPVGPDDLAPVFPMNLIEQEVSTERWIDIPEDVLDVYSIWRPSPLIRARGLEKALDTPARIYYKYEGVSPPGSHKPNTAVAQAYYNREFGIKRLTTETGAGQWGSALAFACAQFGLECKVFMVRISFDQKPYRKSMMGTWGAKCIASPSTETQAGRAVLENDPDTPGSLGIAISEAVEAAVTDTSGTTRYSLGSVLNHVMLHQTIIGLEAKKQMEKIGEYPDIVIGCAGGGSNFAGIAFPYVYDKINGKEIAIYPVEPEACPTMTRAPFAYDHGDFACMTPLLPMHSLGHTFVPPPLHAGGLRYHGMAPTVSQLVSEGILEAKAVGQLDTYKAGLLIARTEGVIPAPETNHALACVVDEARKAKEEGKEKVILFNWSGHGLIDL; encoded by the coding sequence GGTCCGGATGATCTGGCGCCGGTATTTCCCATGAACCTGATCGAGCAGGAAGTCAGCACCGAACGCTGGATCGATATCCCCGAAGACGTGTTGGACGTTTACAGCATTTGGCGTCCTTCTCCGTTGATCCGGGCGAGGGGGCTAGAAAAGGCGCTGGATACCCCCGCTCGAATCTACTATAAATACGAAGGCGTCAGCCCTCCGGGAAGCCACAAGCCCAATACCGCCGTTGCCCAAGCCTACTACAACCGTGAGTTCGGCATCAAGAGACTGACAACGGAAACCGGTGCAGGGCAGTGGGGCAGCGCCCTTGCGTTCGCATGCGCTCAGTTCGGCTTGGAGTGCAAGGTTTTCATGGTACGCATCAGTTTCGATCAGAAACCCTACCGCAAGTCGATGATGGGAACCTGGGGGGCAAAATGCATCGCCAGCCCCAGCACGGAAACCCAGGCCGGCAGAGCCGTTTTGGAGAACGATCCCGACACACCCGGAAGCCTGGGAATTGCGATCAGTGAAGCCGTGGAAGCCGCCGTGACGGACACATCCGGCACCACCCGATATTCTCTGGGCAGCGTCCTCAATCACGTGATGCTGCATCAGACAATTATCGGCCTGGAAGCAAAAAAACAGATGGAGAAAATCGGTGAATATCCGGACATTGTCATCGGTTGCGCAGGCGGAGGCAGCAACTTTGCCGGCATCGCCTTTCCTTATGTCTATGACAAAATCAACGGCAAGGAGATCGCCATCTATCCGGTCGAACCCGAGGCATGCCCCACCATGACCCGGGCACCTTTTGCCTATGACCACGGCGATTTTGCCTGTATGACCCCGCTTCTGCCCATGCACAGCCTCGGGCACACCTTCGTGCCGCCGCCGCTGCACGCCGGCGGCCTTCGATACCACGGCATGGCGCCCACGGTCAGCCAGTTGGTATCGGAAGGCATCCTGGAGGCGAAAGCGGTGGGTCAGCTGGACACCTATAAAGCCGGCTTGCTCATAGCCAGGACGGAAGGCGTCATCCCGGCACCGGAAACGAACCATGCCCTGGCCTGCGTTGTGGATGAAGCCAGGAAAGCCAAAGAAGAAGGCAAGGAAAAGGTTATTCTATTCAACTGGAGCGGTCATGGCCTGATCGATCTG